The stretch of DNA GTGATGATTCTGGAGGGACTGTTGACTGTATGCAGAACATCGTCGGAAATCGTCGCAGCAGTTCCCGCGGGATGACTATAGTCGTTATCGCAGGGCTTCCGGCCCGAATTCTACTCATGAAACATCTCGTGACAAATTCAACTTTACCAGCAGTCGACTACTCAGCCATTGCAGCTCGATATTCTCTTGCCGAACAGGATGTCGTGCAGCTGTCGTTGAACCTCAAGAGTGTGGAACAGGAGATCATCCGGTCTTGCGAGAAGTCTGGTCGTCTCCCGAGCGAAGTCAAGCTGATTGCTGTCACCAAATATGTCCGCGCACCAGTGATTGCTGCTCTGTATGAGATGGGTGTGAGAGATGTCGGCGAAAGTCGCCCCCAGAATCTGGCTCTTCGGCGAAGTGAAGTCGAGGCTTTGTTCCCATCCACTGCCAGTGGTTTGATTCCTGGTGAGGGGACATTAGCCGATTTGAAATGGCATCTGATTGGTCATTTGCAGCGAAATAAAGCCG from Planctopirus ephydatiae encodes:
- a CDS encoding YggS family pyridoxal phosphate-dependent enzyme → MQNIVGNRRSSSRGMTIVVIAGLPARILLMKHLVTNSTLPAVDYSAIAARYSLAEQDVVQLSLNLKSVEQEIIRSCEKSGRLPSEVKLIAVTKYVRAPVIAALYEMGVRDVGESRPQNLALRRSEVEALFPSTASGLIPGEGTLADLKWHLIGHLQRNKAELAVSKADAIHSCDSERLLTRLDQLLQATPRPMPLFVEINISGETSKHGFTPDEARIWWRAQAVERAASCMAKEHLPVGLMTMAPIDASPEELVQVFSGLKALKIELEAISPECRLPWLSMGMSGDFPIAIECGATHVRVGSRLYQGLSNRCFLNDTPPT